A genomic window from Lycium barbarum isolate Lr01 chromosome 4, ASM1917538v2, whole genome shotgun sequence includes:
- the LOC132636166 gene encoding uncharacterized vacuolar membrane protein YML018C — MGWRYKAGLFLISAVVVIWVTSAEVTQGIFSEYKQPFAITYLGASLLVIYLPVAFLKDWICDLLKRRASRTDKNTGTGNESYTRHSSPLKHTVQKVFEIEILKSIDRKDSEENLSAEEEGRPLVAKCNGNSDDSKNGKEITTWQIARYGFFLAPLWFITEYLSNAALEHTSVASTTVLSSTSGLFTLFVGVILGEDSLNMAKVVAVFVSMSGVVMTTLGKTWATDESQLNSSSSGERSLLGDLFGLLSAMSYGVFTVLLKKFAGEEGKGVDMQKLFGYIGLCTLVTMWWLVWPLTALGIEPKFTIPHSAKLDEVVLANGLVGSVLSDYFWALCVVWTTPLVATLGMSLTIPLAMVADMVIHGRHYSAIYILGSAQVFAGFVIANIADWISKLMGL, encoded by the exons aTGGGTTGGAGATACAAGGCTGGTCTTTTCCTTATTTCAGCTGTTGTGGTTATTTGGGTCACCTCTGCTGAAGTTACCCAG GGCATTTTCTCAGAATATAAGCAGCCATTTGCAATCACATACCTTGGAGCTTCTTTGCTGGTAATTTATCTCCCTGTAGCATTTCTTAAGGATTGGATATGCGATTTGCTGAAGAGACGCGCTAGTAGAACTGATAAAAATACTGGAACTGGCAATGAATCATATACGAGACATAGTTCTCCTTTAAAGCACACAGTACAGAAAGTGTTCGAGATTGAAATCCTGAAATCAATAGACAGAAAAGACAGTGAAGAAAATCTTTCTGCAGAGGAAGAAGGAAGACCTCTTGTTGCTAAATGCAATGGTAATTCTGATGATTCAAAGAATGGAAAAGAGATAACCACCTGGCAAATTGCTCGTTATGGATTCTTTCTTGCTCCTCTCTGGTTTATAACCGAG TACCTGTCAAATGCAGCACTTGAACATACAAGTGTTGCAAGCACAACAGTACTATCTTCTACATCGGGATTATTCACTCTTTTTGTTGGTGTAATACTTGGTGAAGATTCCTTAAATATGGCCAAAGTAGTTGCAGTCTTTGTTAGCATGTCTGGTGTTGTCATGACCACTCTAGGAAAAACATGGGCGACTGATGAATCTCAGTTGAACTCTTCCTC aAGCGGCGAACGTTCTCTCCTTGGGGATCTCTTCGGCCTTCTTTCGGCAATGTCGTATGGCGTGTTCACTG TGCTGCTTAAAAAGTTCGCTGGTGAGGAAGGAAAAGGAGTAGATATGCAAAAATTGTTCGGGTATATAGGTTTGTGCACCCTTGTGACCATGTGGTGGCTTG tATGGCCATTGACTGCGCTAGGGATTGAACCCAAGTTCACAATACCTCATTCTGCTAAACTGGATGAAGTTGTTTTAGCCAATGGACTCGTAGGGAGTGTTCTCTCAGATTACTTTTG GGCACTGTGTGTTGTTTGGACAACTCCTTTAGTTGCAACTCTCGGCATGTCTCTCACAATTCCACTTGCAATGGTGGCCGACATGGTGATTCATGGACGTCATTATTCTGCTATATACATTCTTGGCTCAGCACAG GTATTTGCAGGATTTGTAATAGCTAATATAGCAGACTGGATTTCGAAACTTATGGGACTATGA